One window of the Triticum dicoccoides isolate Atlit2015 ecotype Zavitan chromosome 3B, WEW_v2.0, whole genome shotgun sequence genome contains the following:
- the LOC119276312 gene encoding uncharacterized protein LOC119276312, which translates to MRGCACSTVQVTPVDAPTACRRILLLLPMSHLAFSSVDKFADERGLRIEPADANLLACHPPPQPSPPPRCTTAYSSHGQAQVPPPVVSPAPATNTGRCPFCHNGSSTNTNVVVLNQFLTRPPRKRCSCMLTPKVLT; encoded by the exons ATGCGCGGCTGCGCCTGCTCCACTGTCCAGGTGACACCGGTCGATGCCCCAACCGCGTGCCGCCGTATACTGCTGCTCCTTCCCATGAGCCACCTCGCCTTCTCCTCCGTGGATAAGTTCGCCGACGAGCGAGGACTCCGGATCGAGCCGGCCGACGCCAACCTGCTGGCGTGCCACCCCCCGCCCCAGCCATCTCCTCCACCACGGTGCACCACTGCCTATTCTAGCCATGGGCAAGCACAAGTGCCACCCCCG GTGGTCAGTCCAGCTCCTGCAACCAATACAGGTCGTTGCCCCTTTTGCCACAATGGCAGCAGCACGAACACGAATGTGGTCGTCCTTAACCAGTTCCTCACGCGGCCTCCACGCAAGCGCTGCTCATGTATGCTTACACCAAAAGTGCTTACTTGA